A part of Cryptococcus tetragattii IND107 chromosome 3, whole genome shotgun sequence genomic DNA contains:
- a CDS encoding mitochondrial 37S ribosomal protein uS17m, with protein MPYQPNHVFKGVVTKVGAMRKTATVTVERIFEHPKILKEIKRHKKFLVHDEEELARLGDKVSIIHGTRTSRHKSFRLQSILSRNTQKFPDDPIPAEIPLPSIKPSKQKKLLEKAALRSSRQVDASGGSGKVIDALKEAQLAKEQAAKAAEVAGRNVV; from the exons ATGCCCTATCAACCCAATCACGTCTTTAAGGGCGTCGTCACAAAAGTGGGAGCTATGAGAAAGACTGCTACTGTCACT GTTGAACGAATATTTGAACACCCCAAGATCTTGAAGGAAATCAAAAGACATAAAAAGTTCCTTGTCcacgatgaagaagagc TTGCCAGATTAGGTGACAAAGTCTCCATCATTCACGGCACCCGTACCTCCAGACACAAATCCTTCCGACTTCAATCAATTCTTTCTCGTAACACCCAGAAGTTCCCCGATGACCCTATACCCGCCGAAATCCCTTTACCCTCCATCAAGCCTAgcaagcagaagaagttgtTGGAAAAGGCCGCTTTACGATCGAGCAGGCAGGTGGATGCTTCAGGGGGGTCAGGAAAGGTCATTGATGCGTTGAAGGAGGCGCAGTTGGCAAAGGAACAGGCAGCTAAAGCTGCCGAGGTTGCCGGGAGAAACGTGGTGTAG